The proteins below are encoded in one region of Paenibacillus albus:
- the ypeB gene encoding germination protein YpeB gives MYRRLSAILFPVMTLFFIGSIYWGYQEHQEKNSILIKAENQYQRAFHDLSYHVDQLHRELGNTLAVNSTSQAFHRKGLVNVWRLTSEAQNEINQLPLTLLPFSKTEEFLSKIANFSYKTSVRDLSKSPLSPAEFKTLKTLYQDSDDISKSLYGVQDKVIANNLRWMDVEIALATEKSTLDNTIIDGFKTVDKKVSEYPEINWGPSVASMYEKRTVKMLAGKKSTPEDIKRLAAKFLKLDDPKGIRIAENGKGTEYESYSATYKENGADNPIELDYTQRGAQLIWYENPRNVGKAVVSVEDAKQKAADFLARHGYPKMKAITYDKNDSTAIFTCVTNQNGVLIYPEKLTVKIALDNGEAVGLQAADYVYEHRKRNLPKPKLMSAEARAVLNPEFKVKKEQMSLIDNDLGEEVLCYEFVGNINRVLYKIYVNAVTGVEESIEQMPE, from the coding sequence ATGTATCGTCGATTGAGCGCTATCCTTTTTCCGGTGATGACGCTGTTCTTCATCGGCTCAATCTATTGGGGCTATCAAGAGCATCAGGAGAAGAACTCCATTCTGATTAAAGCTGAGAACCAGTACCAGCGGGCATTTCATGATCTGTCGTACCATGTTGATCAGCTGCATCGGGAGCTTGGCAATACGCTGGCGGTGAACAGTACGTCGCAAGCGTTCCACCGCAAAGGACTGGTGAATGTATGGCGGCTTACGAGCGAGGCGCAGAACGAGATTAACCAGCTGCCGCTTACGCTGCTGCCGTTCAGCAAGACGGAGGAGTTTTTATCGAAAATCGCTAACTTCTCCTATAAAACGTCGGTTCGGGATTTAAGCAAAAGTCCGCTGTCCCCTGCTGAGTTCAAGACGCTGAAGACGCTGTATCAAGACTCGGATGACATTTCCAAATCGCTTTACGGTGTGCAGGATAAAGTTATCGCGAACAATTTGCGCTGGATGGACGTTGAAATTGCGCTAGCTACCGAGAAATCGACGCTGGACAACACGATTATCGATGGCTTCAAGACTGTGGATAAGAAGGTTAGCGAATATCCGGAAATCAACTGGGGTCCTTCGGTTGCCAGCATGTACGAGAAACGGACCGTGAAGATGCTCGCAGGCAAGAAGAGTACGCCGGAGGATATTAAGCGGCTCGCTGCGAAGTTTCTGAAGCTGGATGATCCGAAGGGCATTCGCATCGCAGAGAACGGTAAAGGAACGGAATATGAATCGTATTCGGCTACATACAAAGAGAATGGCGCTGACAATCCGATCGAGCTCGACTACACTCAGCGCGGCGCTCAACTGATCTGGTACGAGAATCCGCGCAATGTCGGCAAAGCTGTCGTATCGGTCGAAGATGCGAAGCAGAAGGCTGCTGATTTTCTCGCCAGACATGGCTATCCGAAGATGAAAGCCATCACGTATGACAAAAACGATTCGACGGCTATATTCACTTGTGTGACGAATCAGAATGGCGTGCTTATCTATCCGGAGAAGCTGACGGTCAAGATTGCGCTGGATAATGGCGAGGCGGTTGGCCTGCAGGCTGCAGATTACGTCTACGAGCATCGTAAGCGGAACCTACCGAAGCCGAAGCTGATGAGTGCGGAAGCTCGCGCCGTGCTGAATCCAGAATTCAAGGTGAAGAAAGAGCAAATGTCGCTGATTGATAATGACTTAGGCGAAGAAGTGCTTTGCTATGAGTTTGTTGGTAATATTAACCGTGTACTGTACAAAATTTACGTAAATGCGGTAACCGGCGTCGAAGAATCCATCGAACAAATGCCGGAGTAA
- a CDS encoding flagellar brake protein, translating to MLPKINQFLFLHVASSDEEESAIEYKSRIADIDGEELLIEVPILEKTGRLKRLFLGDEISAYFVTEEGVKNYFNSHVLGFMEDGVRLIRIRKPELESITKVQRRNFLRVAADLEIAVKLASQIRILGITDDVGGGGISFLIDGKWPIKQGMDLDCWLLVPYRNGSIDHSQFKAEVVRVKPLESGKNQVMAKFSNINDSERQRIIRYCFERQLDFRKR from the coding sequence ATGCTGCCAAAGATAAACCAGTTTCTATTCTTGCATGTCGCTTCTTCCGATGAAGAGGAATCCGCAATTGAGTACAAGTCTAGAATTGCTGATATTGACGGAGAAGAGCTTCTGATTGAAGTGCCGATCTTGGAGAAGACGGGGCGCTTGAAACGTTTATTTCTCGGGGATGAAATTTCCGCTTACTTCGTTACTGAAGAAGGCGTAAAGAACTATTTTAACAGCCATGTACTAGGCTTTATGGAGGACGGAGTTAGGCTGATCCGCATTCGCAAGCCGGAGCTGGAATCCATTACGAAGGTGCAGCGCCGTAACTTCTTGCGTGTTGCAGCTGACCTGGAAATTGCAGTCAAGCTGGCGAGTCAAATCCGTATTCTTGGCATAACCGACGACGTTGGCGGCGGTGGGATTTCGTTCTTGATTGACGGGAAGTGGCCGATCAAGCAAGGTATGGATCTCGATTGCTGGCTGCTTGTGCCATACCGGAATGGCTCGATTGATCATTCGCAGTTCAAAGCGGAGGTCGTTCGTGTCAAGCCGCTCGAGAGCGGCAAGAACCAGGTCATGGCAAAGTTCTCGAATATCAATGACAGCGAGAGACAGCGCATCATTCGTTATTGCTTCGAACGCCAGCTGGATTTCCGCAAGAGATAG
- the cmk gene encoding (d)CMP kinase has translation MDGGNMSSRINVAIDGPAGAGKSTVARKVAQQLGYVYIDTGAMYRAVAYAANRAGIPASDAARLSELMTTVEISLEPGADGQLVRLNGEDITTAIRSREVTLQVSEIASHESVRIKLVEMQRGLAAMKGIVMDGRDIGSHVLPNAEVKVFLIASARVRALRRFQELSGSEIVPLEQLEKEIVERDRSDESRQISPLTCAKDAVVVDSTELSIDQVVTVILDLCRTKTVEAK, from the coding sequence ATGGATGGGGGAAACATGAGCAGCCGCATTAATGTGGCGATCGACGGTCCAGCAGGTGCAGGCAAGAGCACCGTCGCCCGCAAAGTCGCGCAGCAGTTAGGATATGTCTACATAGATACAGGCGCGATGTATCGGGCTGTCGCTTATGCGGCGAATCGGGCCGGTATTCCGGCTAGCGACGCAGCAAGGCTGTCAGAGCTCATGACAACGGTTGAGATTTCGCTCGAACCAGGAGCAGACGGACAGCTTGTCCGCTTGAACGGCGAGGATATCACGACAGCGATCAGATCGCGAGAAGTGACCTTGCAGGTATCTGAGATCGCATCTCACGAATCGGTTCGCATCAAACTCGTTGAGATGCAGCGAGGACTTGCAGCAATGAAAGGCATTGTCATGGATGGACGCGATATTGGTTCACATGTGCTCCCGAATGCGGAAGTGAAGGTGTTTCTAATTGCCAGCGCCCGTGTCAGAGCGCTTCGCAGGTTCCAGGAGTTAAGCGGAAGCGAGATTGTGCCGCTTGAACAACTGGAGAAAGAAATCGTCGAACGTGACCGGAGCGACGAGAGCAGACAGATATCTCCGCTAACCTGTGCGAAGGATGCTGTAGTTGTTGACAGTACAGAGCTGTCAATCGACCAAGTTGTCACAGTTATTCTAGACTTATGCCGAACCAAAACGGTGGAGGCGAAGTAA
- a CDS encoding lysophospholipid acyltransferase family protein, whose protein sequence is MIYNICRGLLRIIYAVCFRFEATGLENIPAEGPVVLCSNHISLFDPPTVGTKVNRKVHYMAKAELFEVPLFGKFIRTLGAFPVKRGGVSKDAIRNAINLLKEGNVMGIFPEGTRSAGDNSAGKKGAAMIALRSGAVVIPVAIIGRYRLFRKMRIKYGKPIDMTAFIQDSSSDVLERVTDTIMARIRAMVKEG, encoded by the coding sequence ATGATATACAACATCTGCCGTGGCCTGCTTCGCATCATCTACGCCGTCTGTTTCAGATTTGAAGCGACGGGGCTGGAGAACATACCTGCCGAAGGGCCAGTCGTTCTTTGTTCCAATCATATCAGCCTGTTTGACCCGCCGACCGTAGGCACGAAAGTGAATCGCAAGGTGCACTACATGGCCAAGGCGGAGCTCTTCGAAGTCCCGCTGTTCGGCAAGTTCATTCGAACGCTTGGCGCTTTTCCGGTGAAACGGGGCGGTGTCAGCAAGGATGCAATCCGGAACGCGATAAACCTGCTGAAGGAAGGCAATGTGATGGGGATCTTCCCCGAAGGAACAAGAAGTGCCGGTGACAACAGTGCAGGCAAGAAAGGGGCTGCGATGATCGCGCTCCGAAGCGGTGCTGTCGTAATCCCGGTGGCCATTATCGGTCGCTATCGTTTATTCCGTAAGATGCGCATTAAGTATGGCAAGCCTATTGATATGACGGCCTTTATTCAAGATTCATCATCTGATGTGCTTGAGCGAGTAACCGACACCATTATGGCGAGAATTCGCGCAATGGTGAAGGAAGGGTAA
- the rpsA gene encoding 30S ribosomal protein S1 — protein sequence MSEETNVQESAVAESQEAMDNFVSLKKGDTVNGTIVKIEDNQVFVSLGYKYDGVIPLRELSSVQLGNAAEAVQVGQEVQLKVVSIDDGKEKLVLSKKAIDSESAWDTLQARFDSGEVFEVSVADVVKGGLVADVGVRGFIPASMVERHFVEDFSDYKGRTLRVKVKEIDRENNKVILSAKEVLDAEFEQNKQSIISGLQIGQELDGTVQRLTPFGAFVDIGGIDGLVHVSELSWQHVAHPKDVVAEGQSVRVKVLKVDPANGKISLSIKAAQPGPWEQSGGQFNIGDIVTGTVRRIVSFGVFVEIAPGVEGLVHISQLAHRHVATPNEVVQEGQEVKAKILDFNPAEKRVSLSIKETEEAPEQAPRPERERGERGERAPRQPKVELNNPNVSLSNESMSFTLAERFGDKLSKLK from the coding sequence ATGTCAGAAGAAACAAATGTACAAGAATCCGCAGTAGCGGAAAGCCAAGAAGCGATGGACAATTTCGTGTCCTTGAAAAAAGGGGACACCGTTAATGGTACGATCGTCAAAATCGAAGATAACCAAGTGTTCGTTAGCCTTGGATATAAATATGACGGCGTTATTCCCCTCCGTGAGCTTTCCTCCGTACAGCTTGGCAACGCAGCAGAAGCTGTTCAAGTTGGCCAAGAAGTGCAACTGAAAGTCGTTAGCATTGACGACGGCAAAGAAAAGCTCGTTCTTTCCAAGAAAGCAATCGACAGCGAGAGCGCTTGGGATACTCTTCAAGCACGCTTCGATTCCGGCGAAGTATTCGAAGTATCTGTCGCTGACGTAGTAAAAGGCGGCCTTGTTGCCGATGTTGGCGTACGCGGATTCATTCCAGCTTCCATGGTGGAGCGTCATTTCGTAGAAGATTTCAGCGACTACAAAGGTCGCACGCTTCGCGTGAAAGTGAAAGAAATCGATAGAGAAAACAACAAAGTAATCCTTTCTGCGAAAGAAGTGCTTGACGCAGAATTCGAACAAAATAAACAAAGCATCATCAGCGGCCTGCAAATCGGTCAAGAGCTTGATGGTACAGTTCAACGGTTGACTCCGTTCGGCGCATTCGTTGATATCGGCGGCATCGACGGCCTCGTTCACGTATCCGAGCTGTCCTGGCAGCATGTTGCACATCCGAAGGATGTTGTAGCAGAAGGCCAATCCGTACGCGTGAAAGTACTTAAAGTTGATCCGGCTAACGGCAAGATCAGCCTAAGCATCAAAGCAGCGCAACCAGGTCCTTGGGAGCAATCCGGCGGCCAATTCAATATCGGCGATATCGTAACAGGTACTGTTCGCCGCATTGTGAGCTTCGGCGTATTCGTTGAAATCGCGCCTGGCGTTGAAGGCTTGGTACACATTTCGCAGCTTGCACACCGTCATGTAGCAACTCCGAACGAAGTTGTTCAAGAAGGTCAAGAAGTGAAAGCGAAGATTCTTGATTTCAACCCTGCTGAGAAGCGTGTATCCCTCAGCATTAAAGAAACTGAGGAAGCTCCTGAGCAAGCTCCTCGCCCGGAAAGAGAGCGCGGCGAACGCGGCGAGCGTGCACCACGCCAGCCTAAAGTCGAGCTGAACAACCCGAACGTATCACTTAGCAACGAGAGCATGAGCTTCACGCTTGCAGAGCGTTTCGGCGATAAGCTGAGCAAATTGAAATAA
- a CDS encoding YphA family membrane protein, translating to MNDGFIAFWLLSMAVILYMTGWKEHVADGVPRRAIVYFILFALLLHYVQLTIGEDTAITGSAILALTLAAALLIAMRNIGVMLFTLFSALLTGFMWMWMRYIYGMDPVFIVVHPVWDGPLLAGLFAGLLAERFKTQFIIVVLAAVLSEGNHLLSPLGLTKPLVIGTATWWDGLVIALCAARLTGNVKHWLKEKTLRMLESRGERGGSA from the coding sequence GTGAATGATGGATTTATTGCGTTCTGGCTGCTCTCGATGGCGGTTATTTTGTACATGACCGGCTGGAAGGAGCATGTAGCGGACGGAGTTCCGCGCAGAGCTATCGTGTACTTTATCTTATTCGCGCTGCTGCTGCACTACGTTCAGCTGACGATTGGCGAAGATACGGCTATTACAGGCAGTGCAATCCTTGCATTGACATTAGCGGCTGCGCTCTTGATCGCCATGCGAAATATCGGTGTCATGCTCTTTACCTTGTTCTCCGCACTGTTGACCGGATTTATGTGGATGTGGATGCGCTATATCTACGGCATGGATCCTGTGTTTATCGTCGTTCACCCCGTTTGGGATGGTCCGCTTCTGGCAGGCTTGTTCGCAGGACTGCTTGCAGAGCGGTTTAAAACCCAATTCATTATTGTCGTGCTCGCCGCAGTGCTCTCAGAAGGTAATCATCTGCTGAGTCCGTTAGGGTTAACGAAACCGCTTGTGATTGGCACCGCAACATGGTGGGATGGTCTGGTCATCGCTTTGTGTGCAGCAAGATTGACAGGGAATGTGAAGCATTGGCTGAAAGAGAAGACGCTCCGCATGCTGGAGAGTCGTGGTGAAAGGGGAGGGAGCGCGTAA
- a CDS encoding YIEGIA family protein, which yields MFDLNHIWTDLKAGHPHHVLFGILLGVAFGITARLSMLRTDYRQYPTYPHGRIIHIALGVIAAALGAVAVPAMYKKDFTAITFLTLAAQQFRDVRNMERETLTKIDSMELVSRGSTYIEGIAMVFEGRNYLVILSALLTSLASLSLGLPFGVIMGILSLMLVNRLKSGKSISHIAKAEIAPIVINGPDLLVGDIYIMNVGLKENQKLIAERGLGIILKPYNPNGKATLSNLGQRQAILFDLCTILGVHRDDGEPALVPLAKLDMRDGRLAIFLLPHELDPEKAIKVVQKVPILESAVRMPTEASVNKQEGERQHV from the coding sequence ATGTTTGATCTCAATCATATTTGGACGGATTTGAAAGCAGGCCATCCGCATCATGTATTGTTTGGCATACTGCTTGGCGTTGCTTTTGGCATAACGGCGAGGCTCTCGATGCTGCGAACGGATTACCGGCAATATCCGACGTATCCGCATGGGCGCATCATTCATATCGCGCTCGGTGTAATTGCAGCAGCGCTTGGCGCAGTAGCGGTTCCGGCGATGTATAAGAAGGATTTCACGGCGATTACGTTCTTGACGCTGGCAGCGCAGCAGTTCCGCGATGTCCGTAACATGGAGCGGGAGACGCTCACGAAGATTGACAGCATGGAGCTCGTGTCACGAGGGTCTACCTATATCGAAGGAATCGCGATGGTATTCGAAGGGCGCAACTATCTTGTAATTTTGTCCGCGCTGCTCACCAGCTTGGCTTCGTTATCGCTCGGGCTTCCTTTTGGCGTCATTATGGGGATCCTCTCGTTGATGCTCGTCAATCGGTTGAAATCCGGTAAGTCCATATCGCATATTGCAAAAGCAGAGATAGCGCCAATCGTGATTAACGGGCCGGATCTGCTCGTCGGCGATATTTACATAATGAACGTCGGACTTAAAGAGAATCAGAAGCTGATCGCGGAGCGCGGCCTCGGCATTATTCTGAAGCCGTACAATCCGAACGGGAAAGCGACACTGAGCAATCTCGGCCAGCGGCAAGCGATTCTATTCGATCTATGTACGATCCTTGGCGTTCATCGCGACGATGGCGAGCCAGCGCTTGTACCGCTTGCGAAGCTCGATATGCGAGATGGGCGTCTTGCGATCTTCCTGCTGCCGCATGAGCTGGATCCGGAGAAAGCGATTAAGGTCGTCCAGAAGGTGCCGATTCTGGAATCAGCGGTGCGGATGCCGACAGAGGCGAGCGTAAATAAGCAGGAAGGAGAACGGCAGCATGTCTAA
- a CDS encoding capping complex subunit for YIEGIA, producing the protein MSKIVAIITMEHEKVAGGAPIFVEPDEEKREATAFLLEKILDAAVHDLKNGCFILVSHHQT; encoded by the coding sequence ATGTCTAAAATTGTCGCGATTATTACGATGGAGCATGAGAAGGTGGCCGGCGGCGCTCCAATCTTTGTTGAGCCTGATGAAGAGAAGCGTGAGGCGACCGCGTTTCTGCTCGAGAAAATATTGGATGCGGCCGTGCACGATTTGAAGAACGGGTGCTTTATTCTGGTCAGTCATCACCAAACATGA
- the der gene encoding ribosome biogenesis GTPase Der — translation MSKPIIAIVGRPNVGKSTIFNRVIGDRLAIVEDKPGVTRDRLYGSGEWNGRVFSIVDTGGIEIDGEDEIMKSVRMQAELAVEEADVIIFMVDAKAGLTNADDEVAQMLLRSRKPIVVAVNKVDNLNRRDDIYEFYNLGFGDPVAISGAHGMGIGDLLDAAVEKLPEEVEDEYDDDVIRVALIGRPNVGKSSLVNALLGEERVIVSNVAGTTRDAIDTPFERDGQKYVLIDTAGMRKRGKVYESTEKYSVMRALKAIERADVALVLISGEEGIIEQDKHIAGYAHEAGKAAVFVVNKWDVVEKDDKTMHNFEKTIRDHFLFMTYAPVVFLSAKTKQRVHKLLPVVQHVSEQHAMRIPTHVLNDVVSDAIAINPPPSDKGRRLRINYATQVAVKPPTIVLFANDPDMMHFSYERYLENKIRAAFQFEGTPVRIFTRKKSDED, via the coding sequence ATGTCTAAACCCATTATTGCCATTGTTGGGCGGCCAAACGTGGGGAAGTCTACGATATTCAATCGTGTAATCGGCGATCGCCTCGCGATCGTTGAAGATAAACCTGGCGTTACCCGCGATCGTCTGTACGGTTCCGGCGAATGGAACGGCCGTGTGTTCAGTATTGTCGATACCGGAGGTATCGAAATCGACGGCGAAGACGAAATTATGAAGTCCGTTCGGATGCAGGCGGAGCTTGCCGTTGAAGAAGCGGATGTTATTATCTTTATGGTTGATGCAAAAGCTGGGCTGACGAATGCGGACGATGAAGTCGCACAGATGCTGCTCCGCTCGCGCAAGCCAATCGTAGTAGCGGTAAACAAGGTTGATAACTTGAACCGCCGCGACGATATCTATGAATTCTATAACCTCGGCTTCGGTGATCCGGTTGCGATCTCTGGTGCACATGGCATGGGCATCGGCGATCTGCTCGACGCTGCTGTTGAGAAGCTGCCGGAGGAAGTAGAAGACGAGTATGACGACGATGTGATTCGCGTTGCCTTAATCGGACGGCCGAATGTCGGCAAATCGTCGCTCGTCAATGCGCTGCTCGGCGAAGAGCGCGTCATTGTCAGCAACGTGGCAGGCACGACTCGCGATGCGATCGATACACCATTCGAGCGCGACGGGCAGAAATACGTGCTGATTGATACAGCAGGTATGCGTAAGCGCGGTAAAGTGTACGAATCGACGGAGAAGTACAGCGTCATGCGTGCTTTGAAGGCGATCGAGCGCGCGGATGTCGCACTTGTGCTAATAAGCGGTGAAGAAGGGATTATCGAACAGGACAAGCACATTGCCGGCTACGCACACGAAGCGGGTAAAGCGGCGGTCTTCGTCGTGAACAAGTGGGATGTCGTCGAGAAGGATGACAAGACGATGCATAACTTCGAGAAGACGATCCGCGATCACTTCTTGTTCATGACGTACGCGCCGGTTGTATTCCTCTCCGCGAAGACGAAGCAGCGCGTGCATAAGCTGCTGCCTGTCGTACAGCACGTGTCGGAGCAGCATGCGATGCGTATTCCGACACACGTCTTGAACGATGTCGTATCGGATGCGATTGCCATTAATCCGCCTCCATCTGACAAAGGCAGACGTCTTCGCATTAACTATGCGACTCAGGTAGCAGTGAAGCCGCCGACAATCGTACTGTTTGCGAATGATCCGGACATGATGCACTTCTCGTATGAGCGGTACCTCGAGAACAAGATTCGCGCTGCTTTCCAGTTTGAAGGAACGCCTGTCCGCATCTTCACAAGAAAGAAATCAGACGAAGATTAA
- the plsY gene encoding glycerol-3-phosphate 1-O-acyltransferase PlsY — MFTVLAILISYLVGSLSFSIIIAKWVKGIDIRQHGSGNAGATNTLRVLGKGPGIAVFLLDIAKGVVAVLLGIYMAGGDWGPVLCALAAIFGHNWPVWFGFKGGKGIATTVGAMATLAFIPTLIAGIVAIVIIAITRFVSLGSLIFALLVPIFIWNISDKPLSYVWAGLIVCILAFIRHRSNIVKLLQGKENKLGARKG, encoded by the coding sequence GTGTTTACTGTCCTTGCGATTCTTATTAGTTATTTAGTTGGTTCGCTATCTTTCAGCATAATCATTGCAAAATGGGTAAAAGGAATCGACATTCGTCAGCATGGCAGCGGCAATGCTGGAGCGACGAACACGCTGCGCGTGCTGGGCAAGGGTCCAGGCATCGCAGTGTTCTTGCTTGATATTGCGAAAGGTGTCGTTGCCGTATTGCTAGGCATCTACATGGCTGGCGGCGATTGGGGACCGGTGCTGTGCGCGCTTGCAGCGATCTTCGGGCATAACTGGCCGGTATGGTTCGGTTTCAAAGGCGGCAAAGGCATTGCGACGACAGTCGGCGCGATGGCGACGCTTGCTTTTATTCCGACACTTATTGCAGGCATCGTTGCGATTGTTATTATTGCAATTACACGTTTCGTTTCGCTAGGCTCACTTATATTTGCACTGCTCGTACCGATTTTCATCTGGAATATCAGCGATAAACCGTTGTCCTATGTATGGGCAGGCTTAATTGTTTGTATACTCGCATTCATTCGTCACCGGTCGAATATTGTAAAGCTGCTGCAAGGAAAAGAGAACAAGCTTGGCGCTAGAAAAGGGTAG
- a CDS encoding NAD(P)H-dependent glycerol-3-phosphate dehydrogenase: MSTKRKVAVLVAGSWGTALATVLADNQYDVALWTRGEAQADEINTRHTNSRFLNDAVLPAGIRATTDMKQAVTGAELLLFAAPSAAMRDVARLAQPFLEPDAICIHATKGFESVTYKRMTTVLAEELQIPLQRLVVLSGPSHAEEVVRRLPTTVVVASASIEAAEKAQDAFITRHFRVYTNKDVIGVEVAGAIKNIIALGAGLTDGLGFGDNAKAALLTRGLAEISRLGTAMGASPLTFAGLAGVGDLVVTCTSKHSRNWRAGSMLAEGLTLDEVLSKMGMVVEGVRTTSAARELAHHYGVEMPITEQLFAVLFQNKTPREAVESLMGRGRTHETEDMAGI; encoded by the coding sequence ATGTCGACGAAACGTAAAGTAGCCGTACTCGTTGCGGGCAGTTGGGGAACGGCTCTTGCCACCGTTCTGGCAGACAATCAGTATGACGTCGCGCTGTGGACACGAGGCGAAGCGCAAGCCGATGAAATCAATACACGCCATACGAATAGCAGGTTCTTGAATGATGCCGTTCTCCCGGCAGGTATTAGGGCTACGACAGATATGAAGCAAGCGGTTACGGGGGCGGAGCTTCTGCTGTTCGCAGCGCCGTCCGCAGCGATGCGTGATGTTGCAAGACTGGCGCAGCCTTTCTTAGAGCCAGACGCGATTTGCATCCATGCGACGAAAGGCTTTGAATCCGTTACATACAAACGGATGACGACAGTGCTGGCGGAGGAGCTTCAAATTCCGCTGCAGCGGCTTGTCGTTCTGTCTGGACCTAGTCATGCGGAGGAAGTCGTCAGACGGCTGCCGACGACGGTTGTTGTCGCATCTGCCAGCATTGAGGCAGCGGAGAAAGCGCAGGATGCGTTTATTACGCGCCACTTCCGTGTTTACACGAACAAGGATGTCATCGGTGTAGAGGTTGCCGGCGCCATTAAGAACATTATTGCACTTGGCGCAGGCCTGACTGATGGGCTTGGCTTCGGCGACAATGCGAAGGCGGCGCTGCTGACGCGCGGCTTGGCGGAGATTAGCCGCCTTGGCACGGCAATGGGTGCAAGCCCGCTTACTTTCGCAGGACTCGCAGGCGTCGGCGACCTTGTTGTCACCTGTACGAGCAAGCACAGCCGCAATTGGCGAGCAGGCTCCATGCTGGCGGAAGGACTCACGCTTGACGAGGTGCTGAGCAAGATGGGCATGGTCGTCGAAGGCGTGCGTACGACAAGTGCAGCGCGTGAGCTGGCGCATCATTACGGTGTCGAGATGCCAATAACGGAGCAGCTTTTCGCCGTTCTTTTCCAGAACAAGACACCTCGTGAGGCGGTCGAATCACTCATGGGGCGCGGCCGTACCCACGAGACAGAAGACATGGCAGGCATATAG
- a CDS encoding stage VI sporulation protein F — MSGKKDLSKDVLSAVNKKTGKPVTEGAVKKLASGVTEDTMQSEEELRKLIMSVSSMAKVPVTEKTINDIVGAVKKSGMNMSNLETLMKIMLLKK; from the coding sequence GTGAGCGGTAAGAAGGATCTTTCCAAAGATGTTCTGAGCGCTGTCAACAAGAAGACAGGGAAACCGGTAACAGAAGGCGCCGTGAAGAAGCTTGCTAGCGGCGTGACTGAAGATACAATGCAGAGCGAAGAAGAGCTTCGGAAGCTGATCATGAGCGTATCTTCAATGGCGAAAGTGCCTGTGACGGAAAAAACGATTAACGACATCGTTGGAGCCGTGAAGAAAAGCGGCATGAATATGAGTAACCTTGAAACGCTAATGAAGATCATGCTGCTTAAGAAGTAA
- a CDS encoding DUF2768 family protein — protein sequence MDPMMKMWVSFVGIGLMAIAAVIITLARLKTKGILRGVLSTTAFLLLVIGGLLGLFSIA from the coding sequence ATGGATCCAATGATGAAGATGTGGGTGTCCTTTGTAGGCATCGGTTTAATGGCAATTGCTGCAGTTATCATTACGCTGGCAAGGCTGAAGACGAAAGGCATATTGAGAGGCGTTCTCTCTACGACGGCTTTTCTGCTTCTTGTGATTGGCGGGTTGCTCGGCCTGTTTTCCATCGCCTAA
- a CDS encoding 2Fe-2S iron-sulfur cluster-binding protein, with the protein MLELKGRTKLATVEAEFGMSLLDLAIKHNVDFAFSCTRGTCARCRCLIEDGAEFLEEVTDEEWDRLEPQELEEGYRLSCQAIIKPGAGKIVAVNRPYF; encoded by the coding sequence ATGTTGGAATTGAAAGGTCGGACGAAGCTTGCAACAGTTGAAGCGGAGTTTGGGATGTCATTGCTTGATCTAGCGATCAAGCATAATGTTGATTTTGCTTTCTCGTGTACGAGGGGCACTTGTGCCAGATGCCGCTGCCTGATTGAAGATGGCGCGGAATTTCTGGAGGAAGTGACGGATGAGGAGTGGGACCGTCTTGAACCTCAAGAGCTGGAGGAAGGCTACCGGCTGAGCTGTCAGGCGATCATTAAGCCTGGTGCAGGCAAGATCGTAGCAGTGAACCGGCCTTATTTCTGA